The following proteins come from a genomic window of Citrobacter europaeus:
- a CDS encoding UbiX family flavin prenyltransferase, whose amino-acid sequence MRLIVGMTGATGAPLGVSLLQALREMPGVETHLVLSKWAKTTIELETPYSVREVSALADFCHNPADQAATISSGSFRTDGMIIIPCSMKTLAGIRAGYAEGLVGRAADVVLKEGRKLVLVPREMPLSTIHLENMLALSRMGVAMVPPMPAFYNHPQTVDDITQHIVARVLDQFGLEHPNARRWQGLRQAQNFAQENE is encoded by the coding sequence ATGAGACTGATTGTAGGAATGACCGGGGCAACCGGCGCACCGCTTGGCGTGTCGCTACTGCAGGCGCTGCGGGAAATGCCGGGGGTGGAAACTCATCTGGTGCTGTCAAAGTGGGCCAAAACCACAATTGAACTGGAAACGCCGTACAGCGTCCGCGAGGTGTCTGCGTTGGCCGATTTTTGCCACAACCCGGCAGACCAGGCGGCAACCATCTCCTCCGGGTCGTTTCGTACTGACGGCATGATCATTATCCCCTGCAGTATGAAAACCCTGGCCGGTATTCGTGCAGGCTACGCGGAAGGACTGGTAGGGCGTGCCGCTGATGTGGTGCTGAAAGAAGGGCGCAAGCTGGTACTGGTGCCGCGTGAAATGCCGCTTAGCACCATTCATCTGGAAAACATGCTCGCGCTTTCCCGCATGGGCGTCGCGATGGTTCCCCCGATGCCCGCGTTTTATAACCACCCGCAAACGGTCGATGACATCACGCAGCACATTGTGGCTCGCGTGCTCGATCAGTTTGGTCTGGAACACCCCAACGCCCGTCGCTGGCAGGGATTACGACAGGCGCAGAATTTTGCACAGGAGAATGAATAA